The sequence CTGTCGGCCGCGTACGGGGCGGCCGGGCTGCGCCGCCCCGTACGCATGTGGCACCAGCTCCGCCCCGGACGCATGTGGCACCAGCTCCGCCACACCTATGCGTCGGTGCTGGCGGCGGGCGGCGTGCGCCGCCACGAGGTCGAGCAGCTGCTCGGCCACAAGAGCCAGGGCACGACCGGCCTCTACACGCACCTGTTCCGCGACAGCTACGAGACGGTGCACGACGTGCTCGACGCGGTGTACGGCGGGCGAGCGCGACGACGTCGCACCGGCTGCCCGCTCCCACGGGCCCGCCGACGCGCGTGTCCACGACGGGCCGGTTCTGAGCGATGCCGCCGTTCCCGTCGATCAAGGCACGCCGTCTGCTGGCGATCCTCATGCGCGAGCCGATCTACTCTGAGCCGCAGCCCATGGAGCCGATCCGAGTCATCCATCACCACGAAGACGGCAAGTGGTGGTCCGAATCCCCGGACGTCGACGGCTGGTACGCCGCCGGCGACACCCTCGACGAGGTCCGCGCCCTCGCCGAAAAAGGAATCCCGTGGGCCCTGGAGCGGGACGACGTCCGGCTCGAGCACTTCGTACCGACACCGGCGTAGCGACTCGTCGACCGCCGCTGGTGTTCCCCGCTTGGCGATGGCGAACCTAGCCGCGGGAAGGTGCGCGTAAGTAGTCCTGGGCGATCGCGAACCTAGCTCGGTGCCGGCCAAATCGGTCGGTCCGGAGGCGACTTGCTATGTCTGCGATCCCAGGACCGCTCGGCCCATCCGGGCTAAGCGGTAGAACAAGCGGCGAGCACCGCCGCGTGCGCCCGACGATAGATTCGGCTGATGGCGACCTACTGGACAAACGAATCGGTTCTGGCCTTTGCGGGCGACCGCGACCCGGTCGACGCGGTCGAGGAGGCCGCCCGAGAGGTCGTCTTCGAAGCGGTGGAGAACGGCTGGGAGGGACCCCCCTTCGACCCGTTCGAGCTCGCCCGCCTCCTCGGCCTTGAGGTTGTCCCGAAGGACGAGTTCCGCGATGCCAGAACGGTTCCTGTCGGAGGCGGCGAGGTGGCGATTGAGTACAACCCGACCCGACCGCGGCACCGGCTGCGCTTCTCGATCGCGCACGAGATCGCGCACACGCTCTTTCCGGACGTCGCGAAGATCGCGCGCTATCGCGCCAACCCGGCTGGCGGTCCGCCCGATGGGTGGCAGCTCGAGCTCCTTTGCAACGTCGCCGCGGCCGAGTTCCTGATGCCGACAGACACGCTTCCGATGTTGCGCGAGGGCCCTCTCGAGATCGAGGAGCTGATGGACCTCCGGGCTGGCTTCGGCGTCTCTACTGAGGTACTGCTGCGCCGTGCGACGAAGCTCGCGAGCTATCCCGTCGCGATGTTCGCCGCCTCGCGCACTGAGCCGAGCGCAGCCCGCTCCCCGTTCCGGATCGACTACACCGTGCCCTCGCGTGCGTGGGCGCCATCGCTCGAGCGTGGGCGCCACCGCCCGGCTGACTCGGTGCTCTCCGAGTGCACCGCCGTCGGCTTCACGGCCAAGCGCCAGGAGGACTGGTCTGACGAACTCCGCGGCCTTGCCGTCCAAGCGGTGGGGACACCGCCGTTCCCCGGACAGCGCTTCCCGCGGGTACTCGGTCTGCTGCATCCGCGTGGGGTGCGGCGGGTCGCGGATGTTGAGCTCGTCCTGGTGCACGGCGATGCCACGGCACCGCGGGGCGCCGGCCCCTTAATGATCGTGCATCTCGTGAACGACAGGACCCCAAACTGGGGGGGCGCCTTCGCGCGCGCCCTCCGCGAGCGTCATCCTGCGGCGCAGGAGGATTTTCGAGCCTGGGTGAACGAGGACCGGACCCGGCTGCGGCTCGGCGCCGCCTTCGTGAGTGAGGTCGATGACGACCTGTACGTCGCGACGATTGTCGGCCAGCACGGTTACGGACGCTCGGCGCGTCCCCGGATCCGCTACGCCGCGGTGCGGCAGGCTCTCGGGACCGTGGCGCGCTTCGCGAGCGACAGCGCCGTGAGCGTGCACATGCCGCGCATCGGCGCCGGACAGGCGGGCGGGCGCTGGCCACTTATCCGCGAGATCGTCGAGGAAACACTCACCCGCCGCGGCCTCCCTGTGACGGTCTACGTCCCGCCCGGCCAGCCGATCCGTGAGGAGTCTCAGCCTCGCGAAGAACTGACGCTCGACGTCTGAGGCGCCATGGCCCGCGTCGTCGTCGTGCTCTCCGGTCCCGTATCTGCCGGGAAGACGACACTTGCGAGCCGGCTCCAGGGCCGTTTCGGGGCGATCCATCTCAAGACGAGCACCCTGCTCGAGGAGCTCGCCGAAGGCCGGATCCCTCTCGAGCGCGGTGCGATGCAGCGCTTCGGCGCCAGGCTCGACACGCAGACCGGCGGCAAGTGGGTCGCCGAGGACCTCGTGCCCCGTATCACCGAGCTGCCCGAGGAAGCGGTGGTTGTCATCGACGCGGCGCGGATCGCCGGGCAAATCGACGCCCTCCGAGCCGGGTTGCCCCGGCAGGTCGTGCACGTACACCTCACCGCCCCGCGGGAGGTGCTGGAGCGCCGATA comes from Thermoleophilaceae bacterium and encodes:
- a CDS encoding site-specific integrase is translated as MRPGLAKGLSESTVKGKLILLSGMLTDAVADGHIASNPLRTPRRARHRGGGRQVVFDLQPERKPPKYLEPVEARALLAATPASFRDMVLCALTTGFRRSELLGLQWEWIDFGTRTIDLRGQIFWRLTGEGNRREPTIRGCKYASERELPLWDGLAELLGPRRQATGWVFLNPETGGPWKVTRPSDVFLSAAYGAAGLRRPVRMWHQLRPGRMWHQLRHTYASVLAAGGVRRHEVEQLLGHKSQGTTGLYTHLFRDSYETVHDVLDAVYGGRARRRRTGCPLPRARRRACPRRAGSERCRRSRRSRHAVCWRSSCASRSTLSRSPWSRSESSITTKTASGGPNPRTSTAGTPPATPSTRSAPSPKKESRGPWSGTTSGSSTSYRHRRSDSSTAAGVPRLAMANLAAGRCA
- a CDS encoding ImmA/IrrE family metallo-endopeptidase, translating into MATYWTNESVLAFAGDRDPVDAVEEAAREVVFEAVENGWEGPPFDPFELARLLGLEVVPKDEFRDARTVPVGGGEVAIEYNPTRPRHRLRFSIAHEIAHTLFPDVAKIARYRANPAGGPPDGWQLELLCNVAAAEFLMPTDTLPMLREGPLEIEELMDLRAGFGVSTEVLLRRATKLASYPVAMFAASRTEPSAARSPFRIDYTVPSRAWAPSLERGRHRPADSVLSECTAVGFTAKRQEDWSDELRGLAVQAVGTPPFPGQRFPRVLGLLHPRGVRRVADVELVLVHGDATAPRGAGPLMIVHLVNDRTPNWGGAFARALRERHPAAQEDFRAWVNEDRTRLRLGAAFVSEVDDDLYVATIVGQHGYGRSARPRIRYAAVRQALGTVARFASDSAVSVHMPRIGAGQAGGRWPLIREIVEETLTRRGLPVTVYVPPGQPIREESQPREELTLDV